The following proteins are co-located in the Verrucomicrobiia bacterium genome:
- the bioB gene encoding biotin synthase BioB: MKSYPFERLQQIYSQPLFDLIQQSRAVYVENWPNNEVQLCTLLSIKTGGCSEDCAYCSQSARYDTGLQTERLLSTAEVLEVARRAKFNGSTRFCMGAAWKGVREGTQAFDSVLETVREVSKLGMEVCVTLGQLTDGAAQQLKEAGVTAYNHNLDTSPEFYPQIVTTHTFQDRLDTIRAVQTAGMSVCCGGIIGMGETVADRLRMLEVLANFDPPPESVPINCLMAMPGTPLEDQPPVDVFELVRLIATTRIALPRAKVRLSAGRSRLSREAQALCFFAGANSIFYGNKLLTAQNPETDADHELLQDLGLVPQPPFSDSPSPAAEKVAVET, encoded by the coding sequence ATGAAATCCTACCCTTTCGAACGCCTCCAGCAGATTTATTCGCAACCTCTTTTCGACCTTATCCAGCAATCTCGGGCCGTTTATGTGGAGAATTGGCCCAATAATGAGGTCCAACTCTGCACCCTCTTGAGCATCAAAACCGGCGGCTGCAGCGAGGATTGTGCTTATTGTTCGCAGAGCGCGCGCTATGACACTGGCTTGCAAACCGAACGCCTCCTGTCCACCGCCGAAGTGCTCGAAGTGGCCCGCCGCGCGAAGTTCAACGGATCGACCCGCTTCTGCATGGGCGCGGCATGGAAGGGTGTCCGCGAAGGAACGCAGGCTTTCGATTCCGTGTTGGAGACCGTGCGCGAGGTCAGCAAGTTGGGCATGGAAGTCTGCGTCACGCTCGGCCAACTTACCGACGGTGCCGCACAACAATTGAAGGAAGCGGGCGTCACCGCTTACAACCACAACCTCGACACCAGCCCCGAGTTCTACCCGCAGATCGTCACCACTCACACTTTCCAGGATCGCCTTGACACCATTCGCGCCGTGCAAACCGCCGGCATGTCCGTCTGCTGCGGCGGCATCATTGGCATGGGCGAAACCGTCGCCGACCGTCTCCGCATGCTGGAAGTGCTCGCGAATTTCGATCCGCCACCCGAAAGCGTGCCCATCAACTGCCTGATGGCCATGCCGGGCACGCCGCTGGAAGACCAACCGCCTGTCGATGTCTTCGAACTGGTGCGCCTGATCGCCACGACGCGCATCGCACTGCCGCGCGCGAAGGTGCGGCTGTCCGCCGGACGCTCCCGCCTCTCGCGCGAAGCCCAGGCCCTCTGCTTTTTCGCCGGCGCCAACTCCATTTTCTACGGCAACAAGCTCCTCACTGCCCAAAATCCCGAGACCGACGCCGATCACGAGCTGCTTCAAGATCTCGGACTCGTACCCCAACCGCCGTTTTCCGATTCTCCATCGCCCGCTGCTGAAAAAGTGGCGGTCGAAACCTAA